TGACCGGCGTCATCACGTCCTCGTCGCCCTGGCATATGAGCGCGCGCGCCCGCACCTGGCCTATCCGCTCCAAGATATCGAACCGGTCACAGCAGACCAAATCGCCGTGCATGACTGCGGGGCCTATCTCGTCCGTCTTCTGGAGCAGCATCCCGCGGACGTCCGGCGCCACCTTCGCATAGTTGGCGGCGCGCGCCTGGAGCCAGCGCTGGCGGGCGGCTTTGTCGGTCGCCGCCGCCTGGCACTCCGCCAGAACGTCGGGATGCACCCGCAGGCGCGCCCCCGTCCCGACCAGGACCAGGCCCCTGACCTCGTCCGGGTACTTCATCGCATACGTGAGGACGACAGCCCCGCCCAGAGAGTGTCCGCCCAGCACGACGTCGCGGTAGCCCCTGCCCCCGATGTAGCCGCGCAGCCACTCAGCGTACAGCTCCACGCTGGCGCAC
This genomic stretch from Dehalococcoidia bacterium harbors:
- a CDS encoding alpha/beta hydrolase, producing MKLVLVHGSGGSSLSYHYQTRHFPDAVAVDLPGHPHGAPCASVELYAEWLRGYIGGRGYRDVVLGGHSLGGAVVLTYAMKYPDEVRGLVLVGTGARLRVHPDVLAECQAAATDKAARQRWLQARAANYAKVAPDVRGMLLQKTDEIGPAVMHGDLVCCDRFDILERIGQVRARALICQGDEDVMTPVKYGRFLAEKLPSATLEVFPGGTHQVMLEQPDAVNQAIGRFLGALR